The following are encoded in a window of uncultured Sphaerochaeta sp. genomic DNA:
- a CDS encoding 2-hydroxyacid dehydrogenase, with amino-acid sequence MTKIAFFDTKPYDKVWFDHFSGDYQVEITYFESKLNHKTAPLAHGYEVVCAFVNDTIDEQVIDDLYQGGVRLLAMRCAGYNNIDFKASFGKIHIVRVPAYSPYAVAEHAMALLLSLVRQTHHSYVRTREFNFSLNGLVGFDLHGKTIGVVGTGKIGRVFIDICKGFGMRVLAYDPYPNTSISVDYCSFEELCKESDIISLHCPLTDDSFHLVGRESIAKMKDGVVLINTSRGALVDSLALLEGIRSKKIGGAALDVYEEEAELFYEDRSTTILDDDILMLLISMPNVLVTSHQAFLTKEALQNIALTTLKSIESYAKGDVMEHEICYQCDTCNKVTGQRCF; translated from the coding sequence ATGACCAAAATAGCTTTTTTTGATACCAAGCCCTATGACAAGGTTTGGTTCGATCATTTCTCAGGTGACTACCAGGTGGAAATCACCTATTTTGAATCGAAGCTCAACCATAAGACAGCTCCTCTTGCACATGGGTATGAGGTGGTCTGTGCTTTTGTGAATGATACCATTGATGAACAAGTGATCGATGATTTGTATCAGGGTGGTGTTCGTCTCCTTGCCATGCGTTGTGCAGGATACAACAACATCGATTTCAAGGCATCCTTCGGCAAGATTCATATTGTCAGGGTACCTGCTTACTCTCCCTATGCTGTTGCAGAGCATGCGATGGCACTTCTGCTGAGCCTGGTGAGGCAGACACACCACAGTTATGTGAGAACCCGTGAGTTCAACTTCAGCCTCAATGGCTTGGTCGGGTTTGACCTCCATGGAAAGACCATTGGGGTTGTAGGGACTGGTAAAATTGGACGTGTGTTTATCGACATCTGTAAAGGATTTGGGATGCGGGTCCTTGCCTATGATCCCTATCCCAATACTTCGATTTCCGTTGACTATTGCAGTTTTGAGGAGCTTTGCAAGGAGAGTGACATCATAAGCCTCCATTGTCCCCTGACCGATGATTCATTCCATCTGGTAGGTCGGGAGAGTATTGCCAAGATGAAAGACGGGGTTGTACTGATCAACACCTCCCGTGGGGCCTTGGTTGACAGCTTGGCTCTCTTGGAAGGCATTCGGAGCAAGAAGATTGGAGGAGCTGCATTGGATGTGTACGAGGAGGAGGCTGAACTCTTCTATGAAGACAGAAGCACCACCATCCTTGATGATGATATCCTTATGCTCCTGATCTCGATGCCCAATGTATTGGTCACCAGCCATCAGGCGTTCCTTACCAAGGAAGCGCTCCAGAATATTGCACTCACTACGCTCAAGAGCATTGAAAGCTATGCAAAGGGAGATGTGATGGAACATGAGATCTGTTATCAGTGCGATACCTGCAACAAGGTTACTGGTCAGCGCTGTTTCTGA
- the ftsH gene encoding ATP-dependent zinc metalloprotease FtsH, which yields MSKDNKDWKEKFKKKLNIEPGVHLGEKEPRGGKKFTFSFWYFFIILLVFMALNTYMVSRQSNVTPVDYNQFKSLVEEGTIRRVAIEEEQYIGYPFTRDQAVNDLQTYTTNPQTGLEASTYLQSFSTYKVDDPSFIPLLDEYGVEYYATAPERPSIFSSILSYILPFVFIILFWRFLFSKMGGQGGQGVLSFNQNKAKIVAEGDTGVRFADVAGADESKYELEEVVDFLKRPEKYTEIGGKIPKGVLLVGPPGTGKTLLAKAVAGEAGAPFFKMSGADFVEMFVGVGAARVRDLFRQARENSPCIIFIDEIDAIGRSRVSAGMGGNDEREQTLNQLLVEMDGFDSRTGVIIIAATNRPEILDPALLRPGRFDRQVLIDKPDLEGRLAILKIHTKQIKLGDDVDLRKIAQGAAGLAGADLANIANEAALMAVRQDRKVVMQEDFEEAIEKSVAGLERKSRLLNEKERERVAYHETGHALTAFMTEGAEPVSKISIVPRGLGALGYTLQYPTEDRFLLSQSELLGNIDTLLGGRAAEEVIYNEISTGAGNDISRASDLVRRMITEFGMSDRYRNITLPTTNSGIAGISGAREYSEKAQEYIDSETARIVGERYEMVKTKLEKNKEALLTITEELLKREVLGGTEFEALAKSKVIDYSASV from the coding sequence ATGAGTAAAGACAATAAGGATTGGAAAGAAAAATTCAAGAAAAAATTGAATATTGAGCCAGGTGTACATCTGGGAGAGAAGGAACCAAGGGGAGGAAAGAAGTTTACCTTCTCCTTCTGGTACTTCTTCATCATACTCTTGGTGTTCATGGCACTGAATACCTACATGGTCAGCAGACAGAGCAATGTCACCCCAGTGGATTACAACCAGTTCAAATCCTTGGTGGAAGAGGGGACCATCCGTCGTGTTGCCATAGAAGAGGAACAGTATATCGGCTACCCATTCACCAGGGACCAGGCCGTGAATGACCTGCAAACGTATACGACAAATCCCCAGACAGGACTGGAAGCCAGCACATACCTTCAGTCCTTCAGCACGTATAAGGTGGATGACCCTTCCTTTATCCCTCTCTTGGATGAGTATGGGGTGGAGTACTATGCCACAGCACCAGAGAGGCCAAGCATATTTTCATCCATCCTCTCGTATATACTGCCCTTTGTCTTCATCATTCTCTTCTGGCGCTTCCTCTTTTCAAAAATGGGTGGACAGGGAGGACAAGGAGTTCTCTCCTTCAACCAGAACAAAGCCAAGATAGTTGCAGAGGGAGACACTGGTGTTCGTTTCGCCGATGTTGCTGGGGCCGATGAGAGCAAATATGAACTGGAAGAAGTGGTGGACTTCCTCAAGCGACCGGAGAAATACACCGAAATTGGAGGAAAGATACCCAAGGGAGTTCTCTTGGTAGGCCCTCCGGGAACCGGAAAGACCCTACTTGCAAAAGCAGTTGCAGGAGAAGCCGGTGCTCCATTCTTCAAGATGAGCGGTGCAGACTTCGTGGAAATGTTCGTGGGTGTTGGAGCTGCACGTGTGAGAGACCTCTTTAGGCAAGCAAGGGAAAACAGCCCCTGTATCATCTTCATTGATGAGATCGATGCCATCGGACGCTCTCGCGTTTCTGCAGGAATGGGAGGCAACGATGAGAGGGAACAGACGCTCAACCAGTTGCTCGTAGAGATGGATGGATTTGACTCACGCACCGGAGTGATCATCATTGCGGCGACCAACCGACCGGAAATCCTTGACCCAGCACTCCTTCGTCCAGGCCGATTTGACCGACAGGTCCTTATCGACAAGCCCGATTTGGAAGGAAGGCTGGCCATTTTGAAGATCCATACCAAGCAGATAAAACTGGGCGATGATGTCGACCTGAGAAAGATTGCCCAGGGGGCTGCAGGCCTTGCCGGTGCTGATCTTGCAAATATTGCAAACGAAGCCGCCCTGATGGCTGTAAGACAGGACCGAAAGGTTGTGATGCAAGAGGACTTCGAGGAGGCAATCGAGAAATCGGTTGCAGGTCTTGAGCGAAAGAGCCGATTGCTCAATGAGAAGGAACGTGAAAGAGTGGCTTACCATGAGACGGGACATGCATTGACCGCCTTCATGACCGAGGGAGCTGAACCGGTGAGCAAGATATCCATCGTTCCCCGTGGACTTGGGGCCTTGGGTTACACCTTACAGTACCCGACTGAAGACCGCTTCCTGCTCAGCCAAAGTGAACTCCTGGGAAATATCGATACCCTCTTGGGTGGCCGTGCAGCCGAGGAAGTCATATACAATGAGATATCCACTGGAGCAGGCAATGATATCAGCAGGGCAAGTGACTTGGTAAGGAGGATGATTACGGAGTTCGGCATGAGCGATCGGTACCGGAACATTACCCTCCCTACCACCAATAGTGGTATTGCAGGAATCTCTGGTGCACGTGAATACAGTGAGAAAGCACAGGAGTATATCGACAGTGAAACCGCCCGGATAGTCGGGGAGCGATATGAGATGGTCAAGACAAAGCTGGAGAAGAACAAGGAAGCTCTGCTCACGATCACAGAAGAGCTGCTTAAACGAGAGGTTCTCGGCGGAACTGAGTTCGAAGCTCTTGCAAAAAGTAAGGTCATTGACTACTCTGCATCCGTATGA
- a CDS encoding SDR family oxidoreductase, whose product METKQVVLITGGAKRLGLAMAQHLLGEGYRVVIHCNTSCGEEKALGDDCRIVQANLTNREELQTLFLKAVACFGQVDHLVNNASVFPSASIEETTFMLWDEVMAIHNTAPFFLSKALYLHLIERGTTGSVINMVDTKIESPTASRSAYYISKGALLAQTKTLAVALGPTLRVNAISPGAVLSNGDDTYFARMAERLPLKHTGSALDIVQAVAYLLRAAFVTGMELAVDGGQRLL is encoded by the coding sequence ATGGAAACGAAACAGGTTGTATTGATTACCGGTGGCGCAAAGCGTCTTGGACTTGCTATGGCCCAGCATCTGCTGGGGGAAGGATATCGTGTGGTCATCCATTGCAACACGAGTTGTGGTGAAGAAAAAGCGTTGGGAGATGATTGTCGTATAGTTCAGGCTAACCTTACCAATAGGGAAGAACTACAGACACTCTTCCTAAAAGCAGTTGCTTGCTTTGGTCAGGTTGACCACCTGGTCAACAATGCATCAGTCTTTCCCTCAGCTTCCATCGAGGAGACAACATTTATGTTGTGGGATGAGGTGATGGCAATCCACAATACTGCACCTTTTTTCCTTTCCAAGGCACTCTATTTACACCTGATTGAACGTGGAACCACAGGGTCGGTCATCAACATGGTCGATACCAAGATTGAGTCTCCCACTGCAAGCCGCAGTGCATACTATATCTCCAAAGGGGCCCTGTTGGCTCAGACTAAAACCTTGGCGGTGGCCCTTGGACCGACGTTACGGGTGAATGCAATCTCACCGGGAGCAGTACTCAGTAATGGTGATGATACCTACTTTGCAAGGATGGCAGAGCGACTTCCGCTCAAGCACACCGGCTCGGCCCTTGATATTGTACAAGCAGTAGCTTATTTACTCCGTGCTGCCTTCGTTACGGGCATGGAACTTGCGGTCGACGGAGGACAGAGACTTTTGTAG
- a CDS encoding TIGR00730 family Rossman fold protein, producing the protein MKNLQTLAVFCGSSTGTNPRLAEGAEELGAAMAKKHLSLVYGGGNRGLMGIVAQSLYDRGGNVIGVLPEALNRSDVRLHTVENELIIVPTMHERKAKMYSLADAFIALPGGIGTLEEILEIFTWLQLGYHQKPVALLNLAGFYDQLLDFLSYSVKQGFLKQDHLDALIVERDIDLLFEKLEGWEPKLSDKLSP; encoded by the coding sequence ATGAAGAATTTACAAACACTTGCAGTATTTTGCGGAAGCAGCACTGGGACCAACCCCCGTTTAGCGGAAGGGGCAGAAGAATTGGGTGCCGCTATGGCAAAAAAACACCTCTCATTGGTGTATGGTGGGGGAAATCGTGGGCTGATGGGAATTGTTGCCCAAAGTCTCTATGATCGGGGTGGGAATGTAATCGGGGTCTTGCCTGAAGCACTGAACAGAAGTGACGTTCGGCTGCATACTGTTGAGAACGAGCTGATCATTGTTCCCACAATGCATGAGAGAAAAGCCAAGATGTATTCACTTGCAGATGCATTTATTGCACTTCCAGGAGGAATCGGAACACTGGAGGAAATCCTGGAAATCTTTACCTGGTTGCAGCTCGGGTACCACCAGAAGCCTGTGGCCCTACTCAATCTTGCAGGATTCTATGACCAACTTCTGGATTTTCTCTCTTACAGCGTAAAGCAAGGATTTCTCAAACAAGATCATCTGGATGCATTGATTGTCGAGAGAGATATCGATTTGTTGTTCGAGAAACTTGAAGGCTGGGAACCAAAACTGAGTGATAAACTCTCACCCTGA
- a CDS encoding YitT family protein, with protein MTKRNYHLLELFYIVLGSFLTAAGVALFSSPARIASGGVSGIAIIIYHTLRFDTGLSILVLSVPLFLLGVAIFGKQYGMKSLLGTVLLSLFTSLINAWVGYDGLLDYSKELSVLLSAISAGVLMGLGVGLVLRSGANTGGTDILAQIVARFTPLSMGTALFLVDAIIIASSAFIFSLEMALYATMTVYIVGVTVDKVVLSFGTRSAKTVFIISEKRQVIQEEILKELGHGGTILNGQGMFTGFDRPVIMTVVSNNKVGELTNIVHRADSQAFMVVQEAYKVLGEGFTPIEEAAWAGSSDVTQKRRRVKRP; from the coding sequence ATGACCAAACGGAATTACCATCTACTTGAACTCTTCTATATTGTACTCGGATCCTTCCTCACGGCCGCTGGTGTTGCCCTTTTCTCTTCTCCTGCGAGAATTGCAAGCGGTGGAGTCAGCGGTATCGCAATCATCATCTATCATACCCTTCGATTCGATACCGGTCTCTCTATTTTGGTTCTCTCAGTCCCTCTTTTCTTGCTCGGAGTTGCCATTTTTGGCAAACAATATGGGATGAAATCACTGCTGGGAACCGTCCTCCTCTCACTCTTCACCTCACTGATCAATGCATGGGTTGGTTACGACGGACTGCTTGACTATTCTAAGGAACTCTCGGTTTTGCTCTCGGCTATCTCAGCCGGTGTGCTGATGGGTTTGGGGGTTGGACTGGTACTGCGAAGTGGAGCAAACACCGGGGGGACAGACATCCTCGCCCAGATTGTTGCACGATTCACACCCCTCTCCATGGGAACTGCACTCTTTCTGGTTGATGCAATCATCATTGCTTCCAGTGCCTTCATTTTCTCACTCGAGATGGCATTGTATGCAACTATGACGGTCTATATTGTAGGAGTAACAGTCGACAAGGTGGTATTGTCCTTTGGCACCAGATCGGCCAAGACGGTCTTCATTATCAGTGAAAAGAGACAGGTCATCCAAGAAGAGATTCTCAAGGAACTGGGGCATGGAGGAACCATACTCAACGGGCAGGGAATGTTCACGGGCTTTGACCGACCGGTCATCATGACGGTTGTATCAAACAACAAGGTCGGAGAGCTTACCAATATAGTACACCGAGCCGATAGTCAGGCATTCATGGTTGTACAGGAAGCATACAAGGTCCTCGGTGAGGGATTCACCCCCATCGAGGAAGCTGCTTGGGCGGGTTCATCAGACGTCACCCAAAAGAGAAGACGAGTTAAACGCCCCTAG
- the rlmKL gene encoding bifunctional 23S rRNA (guanine(2069)-N(7))-methyltransferase RlmK/23S rRNA (guanine(2445)-N(2))-methyltransferase RlmL: MNDIIEEEARRAGATEIRSISGGVEFAADLASAYRFCLWSRTATRVLLGLFMDDDIQNADELYEASLQIPWEDWITPEQTFLVTETTKNCRYLKNSHFATIRVKDAIVDRIREKFDGERPMVDKEESDVVFHVHIDGDAVAWYVDFSGRGLYKRGYRAAQTDAVLGEYLAASVLYRSEWRKALEAEETVPTLLDPFTGSGTLAIEAALWASDRAPGLVTARKFNFLSLPFHDPDLWDDVVDEAVERAEKAKDRKISIYAWDNDPKAVAIARKNAELAQVDHLIDFRIQDFLTISKEDVPSDHGYIITDPPYGLRMESDGDLRSLYRKIGSQLSSLFGGWNVALLCGQQELLSYVDMKPNRTNTVNNGGVTCQIAHYYVFTSEERQQMIERAIARKQERLAQPLSEGAQMAYNRLVKNLAAITPIMESQGVTCYRIYDADMPEYSAAIDLYEGKYISLQEYAPPSTIEEEAALRRLGELIDATERATGIDREQIYVKQRTPQKGEKQYEKMASSDRFYIINENDAKYLVNFTDYLDTGIFLDHRPIRAEIAKMAEGKRFLNLFCYTGTATVQAAKGGALSTVSVDASTTYLDWATKNMELNGFTGMNHFFYRSDCIEFLFDTYDRYDLIFCDPPTFSNGKGRDTFDVYRDQVRLIKACMMHLDEKGTLIFSNNFRKFKMDERLLEEYDIQDISKETIAEDFARDQKIHQTYLIKHRPIAKIKQVKPAPKKVIRKK, from the coding sequence ATGAACGACATAATAGAAGAGGAAGCCCGTAGGGCTGGTGCAACAGAGATCCGCAGTATCAGCGGTGGTGTTGAGTTCGCAGCAGACCTTGCCTCGGCCTACCGGTTCTGCCTTTGGTCGAGAACTGCAACAAGGGTACTCCTTGGTTTGTTCATGGATGACGATATCCAGAACGCTGATGAGCTCTATGAAGCATCACTGCAGATACCCTGGGAGGATTGGATCACTCCAGAGCAGACATTCTTGGTTACCGAGACGACGAAGAACTGCCGCTACCTGAAAAATTCACACTTTGCAACAATCCGCGTCAAGGACGCAATAGTTGATCGGATCAGGGAAAAATTTGACGGTGAGCGTCCCATGGTAGACAAGGAAGAGAGCGATGTGGTGTTTCACGTACATATCGATGGAGACGCAGTCGCATGGTATGTAGACTTCTCCGGCCGTGGTTTATACAAGCGTGGTTACCGCGCCGCACAGACCGATGCAGTCCTCGGGGAGTACCTTGCAGCATCAGTACTTTACCGCTCAGAGTGGAGGAAGGCCTTGGAGGCAGAAGAAACTGTTCCTACCCTGCTTGATCCTTTCACCGGAAGCGGCACGCTCGCCATCGAGGCAGCTCTCTGGGCAAGTGACCGTGCCCCAGGGTTGGTAACTGCCCGAAAGTTCAACTTCCTCAGTCTTCCCTTCCATGACCCAGATCTCTGGGATGATGTGGTGGATGAAGCTGTCGAGAGAGCTGAGAAAGCAAAGGATCGCAAGATTTCCATCTATGCATGGGACAATGATCCTAAGGCCGTGGCTATTGCAAGAAAGAACGCTGAGCTAGCCCAGGTTGATCACCTGATCGACTTCCGTATACAGGACTTCCTTACCATTTCCAAGGAAGATGTCCCATCCGATCATGGCTACATCATCACGGATCCTCCCTATGGGCTGAGGATGGAAAGTGATGGGGATCTTCGCTCTCTCTATCGAAAGATCGGCAGCCAGCTAAGCAGCCTCTTCGGAGGATGGAACGTTGCCCTGCTTTGTGGACAGCAAGAGCTGTTGAGCTATGTTGACATGAAACCCAATAGGACCAATACAGTAAACAACGGTGGGGTCACTTGCCAGATTGCCCACTACTATGTATTCACGTCTGAAGAACGACAGCAGATGATCGAACGTGCAATTGCCCGTAAGCAGGAACGGCTTGCCCAGCCCTTGAGCGAGGGAGCCCAGATGGCATACAACCGTTTGGTCAAGAACCTTGCTGCTATCACTCCCATCATGGAAAGCCAGGGAGTCACCTGCTACCGTATCTATGACGCAGATATGCCTGAGTACAGTGCGGCAATCGATCTGTATGAAGGCAAATATATCAGCCTCCAGGAGTATGCCCCCCCGAGCACCATTGAGGAAGAGGCTGCGCTCAGACGATTGGGAGAACTTATTGATGCCACTGAACGAGCAACAGGTATAGATCGCGAACAGATTTACGTAAAACAGCGTACTCCCCAGAAGGGTGAGAAGCAATACGAGAAGATGGCAAGCAGCGACAGGTTCTACATCATCAATGAGAATGATGCCAAATATCTGGTGAACTTCACCGACTATCTGGATACCGGAATCTTTCTCGACCACCGTCCTATCCGTGCAGAGATTGCAAAAATGGCTGAAGGAAAGCGGTTCCTTAACCTGTTCTGCTATACGGGGACTGCCACTGTACAGGCTGCCAAGGGAGGAGCACTGAGCACCGTGAGTGTTGATGCATCCACCACCTATCTTGACTGGGCTACAAAGAACATGGAGCTTAATGGTTTTACCGGAATGAACCACTTTTTCTATCGGAGCGACTGTATCGAATTCCTGTTCGATACCTATGACCGGTATGACCTCATCTTCTGTGATCCTCCAACCTTTTCAAATGGAAAGGGACGGGATACCTTCGATGTCTATCGAGACCAGGTTCGCTTGATCAAGGCATGTATGATGCATCTCGATGAGAAAGGCACCTTGATCTTCAGCAACAACTTCCGGAAGTTCAAGATGGATGAGCGACTTCTTGAAGAGTATGACATCCAGGATATCTCGAAAGAGACCATTGCAGAGGATTTTGCCCGTGACCAGAAGATTCACCAGACCTACCTGATCAAGCATCGTCCGATTGCCAAGATCAAGCAGGTGAAACCTGCCCCCAAGAAGGTAATTCGAAAAAAGTAA
- a CDS encoding Hsp33 family molecular chaperone HslO: protein MIKKKIEDSNLREHLASLPEDGREVFLLHNDQVRVTAISATTLINQMRANHDLGLLETYVLGQAYLAASLLSSTVKGNDRIQLTIECGGPIAGVYTEAWAAGAVRGYLKHNPIPLTKPLESLDLNELYGPGFISVSKLLEGHKTPFTGQTMMAYGDLAKDLALYFQQSEQTPTLFSLSIHFNKEGQVTGSGALFLQAMPGCEEHVLEKLQEQAYDLPSIGKKLADGMSIKEYIEEQFGSYELRHLARQPLGFSCPCSREQYQTYLKQLDKAEQQDILEHGPFPLELVCVNCNTHYHYEKFELDYLFSDAEGEPK from the coding sequence ATGATCAAGAAAAAGATAGAAGATAGTAATTTACGTGAACATCTCGCTTCCCTGCCTGAAGATGGGCGCGAGGTGTTCCTTTTGCATAACGACCAAGTTCGTGTTACTGCAATCTCAGCGACCACACTTATCAATCAGATGCGAGCCAATCATGACCTGGGGCTCCTAGAGACCTATGTATTAGGCCAGGCATACCTTGCAGCCAGCCTTCTCAGCAGTACGGTAAAAGGTAATGACCGAATCCAGTTGACTATTGAGTGTGGAGGTCCTATAGCAGGTGTGTACACGGAGGCCTGGGCAGCAGGAGCAGTAAGAGGATATCTGAAACATAATCCAATCCCCCTCACCAAACCCCTGGAAAGTTTGGACCTGAACGAGCTCTATGGACCTGGATTTATTTCAGTCTCCAAGTTACTGGAGGGGCACAAGACCCCCTTCACTGGACAGACCATGATGGCCTATGGCGATTTGGCCAAGGATCTTGCACTCTACTTCCAGCAGTCAGAACAGACCCCCACCCTCTTCAGCCTCTCGATTCACTTCAACAAAGAAGGACAGGTTACCGGTAGTGGTGCCCTGTTCCTGCAGGCAATGCCAGGGTGTGAAGAGCATGTCCTCGAGAAACTCCAAGAGCAGGCCTATGATCTTCCTTCCATCGGCAAGAAACTTGCCGATGGGATGTCGATCAAGGAGTATATAGAAGAGCAGTTTGGGAGCTATGAACTCAGGCACCTGGCAAGACAACCCTTGGGCTTCTCTTGCCCCTGTTCTCGCGAGCAATACCAAACGTACCTGAAGCAACTGGACAAGGCAGAGCAACAGGACATCCTGGAGCATGGCCCTTTCCCGCTTGAGCTGGTCTGTGTCAATTGCAATACCCACTACCATTACGAAAAATTTGAACTAGATTACTTGTTCAGCGACGCAGAGGGAGAACCCAAATGA
- a CDS encoding Fic family protein, protein MKSGRVQACIDYIRFNHEAEGYEFSEDEEQSARSILEEESTADELIQRYIEEHGLAMQYTKTSDELSVYPDTSTLVNFFSIKERSKLRKVEASLANLRTAEMLTESVDNTYDFEYLKTIHGRMFSDVYPSAGQIRTTVAAKRTVFCHPTFIESAAEDIFGRLRKEHYLKGLDREIFINDLAFFMGEIEALHPFRDGNGRAARLFFYQLSVHAGFDIDWSMVDPDRLLEADISAIDGDYQLLIDVLEEVVL, encoded by the coding sequence ATGAAATCAGGCCGTGTGCAAGCATGCATCGACTACATCAGGTTCAACCACGAGGCGGAAGGATATGAATTCTCTGAGGATGAGGAACAAAGTGCACGTTCCATCCTGGAGGAAGAGTCTACAGCTGATGAATTGATCCAGCGGTATATTGAGGAACACGGACTTGCCATGCAGTACACCAAGACCTCAGACGAGCTCTCTGTCTATCCTGATACCTCTACTTTGGTTAACTTTTTCTCGATCAAGGAACGATCAAAACTGAGGAAAGTAGAAGCATCCCTGGCCAACTTACGTACCGCAGAGATGCTTACTGAGTCGGTAGACAATACCTATGATTTTGAATATCTGAAAACCATTCATGGAAGAATGTTCAGTGATGTCTATCCCTCAGCCGGCCAGATTCGAACCACTGTTGCTGCAAAGAGGACCGTTTTCTGCCATCCTACATTTATTGAGAGCGCTGCTGAGGATATTTTTGGCCGTCTTAGGAAAGAACACTACCTCAAGGGATTGGATCGTGAGATCTTTATCAACGACCTTGCTTTCTTCATGGGAGAAATTGAGGCCCTTCACCCGTTCAGAGATGGAAATGGAAGAGCAGCACGACTGTTCTTCTACCAGCTTTCGGTACATGCGGGTTTTGACATCGACTGGTCGATGGTCGACCCGGACCGATTGCTGGAAGCTGATATCAGCGCGATTGACGGGGATTACCAACTGTTGATCGATGTGCTGGAAGAAGTGGTACTGTAA
- a CDS encoding CpXC domain-containing protein codes for MQDVTLTCPHCKKEHPHTLSPFIDLKKQPKQRLGILTDSLFSVTCPACKRQYTVLHELLVVDETTNWAMMLIPNTEYEQVDGKVTGREDLESYTLRLVSTTASLKEKLLIREQGLDDRTVELCKLYLSLQLEEPEYQLFFTELRKEVNTLYFTVLTQDGSLEGSISCEYGLYDQLHETATAFPVKKGYFIQVDRHWAEQNIRNSADQ; via the coding sequence GTGCAAGACGTAACCCTTACCTGCCCCCACTGCAAAAAGGAACACCCCCATACCCTCTCCCCGTTCATCGACCTGAAAAAACAACCAAAGCAGAGATTGGGTATTCTTACTGATAGCCTCTTCAGCGTCACCTGTCCTGCTTGCAAGAGGCAGTACACGGTATTGCATGAGTTACTGGTGGTAGATGAAACTACAAATTGGGCGATGATGCTCATTCCAAACACTGAATACGAGCAGGTGGATGGTAAGGTAACAGGACGGGAGGACCTCGAGTCCTACACACTAAGACTGGTTAGCACAACAGCCTCCCTGAAAGAGAAACTCCTGATCAGGGAGCAAGGCCTGGATGACCGCACTGTAGAGCTATGCAAGCTCTATCTTTCCCTCCAGCTAGAGGAGCCGGAGTACCAGCTCTTCTTCACGGAATTGAGAAAAGAAGTAAATACGCTGTACTTCACGGTTCTAACACAAGATGGATCCCTCGAGGGATCCATCAGTTGTGAATATGGCCTGTATGATCAGCTCCATGAGACTGCAACAGCTTTCCCTGTCAAGAAAGGATATTTTATCCAAGTAGACAGGCATTGGGCTGAGCAGAACATCAGAAACAGCGCTGACCAGTAA